One genomic region from Salvia hispanica cultivar TCC Black 2014 chromosome 2, UniMelb_Shisp_WGS_1.0, whole genome shotgun sequence encodes:
- the LOC125208666 gene encoding anther-specific protein LAT52-like, translating to MAKAGRLVSVLCILAFATVARSYELFKVEGDVYCDPCRVQFQTPLSKKLSGAGIKVECRNIETKTLTFSVNGTTNEQGHYVVEVVGDHEDDTCEVVAVTSADAACNVPMDDMTVSRIECTTNSGIHTDVRYANPLGFMTKHASPQCLSVLKDLMIDQIED from the exons atggcaaagGCCGGGCGTCTTGTCTCTGTGCTCTGCATTCTGGCCTTTGCGACCGTTGCCCGCAGCTACGAGCTCTTTAAAGTCGAAGGCGATGTCTACTGCGACCCATGCCGCGTCCAATTCCAGACTCCTCTCAGCAAAAAGCTCTCAG GAGCCGGAATTAAAGTGGAATGCAGGAACATTGAGACAAAGACGCTGACTTTCTCGGTCAACGGAACGACCAACGAGCAAGGCCACTACGTGGTGGAGGTTGTGGGCGACCACGAAGACGACACGTGTGAAGTGGTGGCTGTCACCAGCGCGGACGCTGCATGCAACGTGCCCATGGATGACATGACCGTGTCACGGATCGAGTGCACTACCAACAGTGGGATCCACACCGACGTCCGCTACGCCAACCCGCTCGGGTTCATGACCAAGCATGCTTCTCCTCAATGCCTATCGGTGTTGAAAGATTTGATGATCGACCAAATTGAGGATTGA
- the LOC125204763 gene encoding phosphoenolpyruvate carboxylase, whose protein sequence is MATRNLEKMASIDAQLRLLVPGKVSEDDKLVEYDALLLDRFLDILQDLHGEDLKETVQECYELSAEYENKRDPKKLEELGNVLTSLDPGDSIVLAKAFSHMLSLANLAEEVQIAYRRRNKKKGDYTDENSATTESDIEETLKRLVVDLKKSPQEVFDALKNQTVDLVFTAHPTQSVRRSLLQKHGRIRNCLAQLYAKDITPDDKQELDEALQREIQAAFRTDEIRRTPPTPQDEMRAGMSYFHETIWKGVPKFLRRVDTALKNIGINERVPYNAPLIQFSSWMGGDRDGNPRVTPEVTKDVCLLARMMAANMYYSQIEDLMFELSMWRCNDELRARADELLTSSKRDAKHYIEFWKTIPPSEPYRVLLGDVRDKLYQTRERSRHLLAQGTSDILEEATYTNVDQFLEPLELCYRSLCASGDRAIADGTLLDFLRQVSTFGLSLVKLDIRQESDRHTDVLDAITQHLEIGSYREWSEERRQEWLLSELSSKRPLFGPDLPKTEEISDVLDTLNVLAELPSDCFGAYIISMATAASDVLAVELLQRECQVKHPLRVVPLFEKLDDLEAAPAAVARLFSIDWYKNRINGKQEVMIGYSDSGKDAGRLSAAWQLYKAQEQLVEVAKEHGVKLTMFHGRGGTVGRGGGPTHLAILSQPPETINGSLRVTVQGEVIEQSFGEEHLCFRTLQRFTAATLEHGMRPPISPKPEWRTLLDEIAVIATEKYRSIVFQEPRFVEYFRLATPELEYGRMNIGSRPSKRKPSGGIESLRAIPWIFAWTQTRFHLPVWLGFGAGFKHAIEKDIRSLKTLQDMYNKWPFFRVQIDLVEMVFAKGDPGIAALYDKLLVSEDLWSFGERLRSDYMQTQTLLLQIAGHKDLLEGDLHLKQRLRLRDSYITTLNVAQAYTLKRIRDPHYHVKLRPHISKEYMESKPAAELVKLNPTSDYAPGLEDTLILTMKGIAAGLQNTG, encoded by the exons ATGGCTACGAGGAATTTGGAGAAGATGGCGTCAATTGATGCCCAGCTGCGTCTTTTGGTACCGGGAAAAGTATCCGAGGATGATAAACTTGTTGAGTATGATGCTCTGCTTTTGGATCGGTTTCTCGATATTCTTCAGGATTTGCATGGAGAGGATCTCAAGGAAACG GTGCAAGAATGCTATGAGCTTTCTGCAGAGTACGAGAACAAACGGGATCCAAAGAAGCTCGAAGAGCTAGGGAATGTGCTGACAAGTTTGGATCCTGGCGATTCGATTGTTTTGGCGAAAGCCTTCTCTCACATGCTTAGCTTGGCCAACTTGGCTGAGGAGGTTCAGATTGCTTACCGCAGGCGGAACAAGAAGAAGGGAGATTACACGGATGAGAACTCCGCCACCACTGAGTCAGACATCGAAGAGACTCTCAAGAGACTTGTGGTTGACTTGAAGAAGTCTCCTCAAGAAGTTTTCGATGCACTGAAGAATCAGACAGTGGATCTGGTCTTCACGGCTCATCCTACTCAGTCTGTGCGAAGGTCGCTGCTTCAGAAGCACGGAAG GATCCGGAATTGCTTAGCTCAGTTATATGCCAAAGACATTACTCCAGATGATAAACAGGAGCTCGATGAGGCACTACAAAGAGAG ATTCAAGCTGCTTTCCGAACTGATGAGATCCGAAGGACTCCCCCTACTCCCCAAGATGAAATGAGGGCAGGGATGAGTTACTTTCATGAAACAATCTGGAAAGGTGTACCTAAATTTCTGCGCCGTGTTGATACAGCCCTTAAAAACATTGGGATCAATGAACGTGTTCCTTACAATGCCCCTCTGATTCAGTTCTCCTCCTGGATGGGTGGAGACCGTGATG GAAACCCGAGAGTAACTCCTGAGGTCACTAAGGATGTTTGCCTTCTGGCAAGAATGATGGCTGCTAACATGTACTATTCACAGATAGAGGACCTCATGTTTGAG TTATCCATGTGGCGTTGCAATGATGAGCTTCGCGCTCGGGCTGATGAACTCCTAACATCTTCAAAGAGAGATGCCAAGCATTACATAG AGTTCTGGAAAACAATCCCCCCAAGTGAGCCCTACCGCGTCCTTCTTGGTGACGTAAGGGATAAGCTCTACCAGACACGTGAGCGTTCTCGTCATTTGCTAGCTCAAGGAACGTCTGATATCTTAGAAGAGGCAACTTACACCAATGTGGACCAG TTCTTGGAGCCACTTGAGCTCTGCTACAGATCTCTTTGCGCTAGCGGTGATCGAGCAATTGCGGATGGTACCCTTCTTGATTTTCTAAGGCAAGTTTCGACTTTTGGCCTGTCGCTGGTGAAACTAGATATAAGGCAAGAATCGGACAGGCACACTGATGTGCTGGATGCGATTACCCAGCATTTAGAAATAGGCTCGTACAGAGAATGGTCAGAAGAGCGTCGTCAAGAATGGCTTCTGTCTGAACTCAGCAGCAAAAGGCCCCTCTTTGGTCCAGATCTACCCAAAACAGAGGAGATTTCTGATGTTCTAGACACGTTAAATGTCTTGGCCGAACTGCCGTCTGACTGCTTCGGTGCCTACATTATCTCCATGGCCACAGCAGCCTCCGATGTTCTAGCAGTCGAGCTTCTGCAGCGTGAATGTCAAGTGAAGCATCCTCTGAGGGTCGTCCCACTTTTTGAGAAACTGGATGATCTTGAAGCCGCACCAGCTGCTGTTGCACGCCTTTTCTCGATTGATTGGTACAAAAATAGAATCAACGGTAAGCAAGAAGTCATGATTGGGTATTCAGACTCTGGTAAAGACGCTGGTCGATTGTCAGCGGCCTGGCAATTGTACAAGGCTCAGGAGCAGCTCGTTGAAGTCGCAAAGGAACACGGAGTGAAACTGACTATGTTCCACGGCCGAGGAGGGACTGTGGGAAGAGGAGGCGGCCCTACTCACCTTGCTATATTATCCCAACCACCAGAAACGATCAACGGATCTCTCCGTGTCACAGTTCAGGGAGAAGTCATCGAGCAATCGTTTGGCGAGGAGCACTTGTGCTTCAGAACCCTCCAGCGTTTCACTGCTGCTACGTTGGAACACGGTATGCGTCCCCCCATCTCCCCCAAACCTGAATGGCGGACACTTCTGGATGAGATTGCCGTGATTGCTACTGAGAAGTACAGATCGATTGTCTTCCAAGAACCTCGTTTCGTTGAGTACTTTCGCCTG GCAACACCGGAGCTAGAATATGGTCGGATGAACATTGGGAGTCGTCCATCCAAGAGGAAACCGAGTGGAGGGATAGAATCACTGAGAGCTATCCCTTGGATTTTTGCATGGACTCAGACCCGATTCCATCTGCCCGTTTGGCTAGGCTTCGGAGCAGGATTCAAACACGCGATAGAGAAGGACATACGAAGCCTCAAAACGCTGCAAGACATGTACAACAAATGGCCCTTCTTCAGAGTCCAAATCGACTTGGTTGAAATGGTTTTCGCCAAGGGAGACCCTGGCATTGCTGCCTTATACGACAAGCTCCTCGTCTCGGAAGACCTGTGGTCGTTCGGTGAGCGACTGAGGTCCGACTATATGCAAACACAGACTCTTCTCCTCCAG ATTGCTGGACACAAGGATCTTCTCGAAGGAGACCTGCACTTGAAGCAGCGGCTTCGTCTGCGTGACTCCTACATCACAACGCTAAACGTGGCCCAGGCGTACACACTGAAGCGAATCCGCGACCCACACTACCATGTGAAGCTGAGGCCACACATCTCCAAGGAGTACATGGAATCGAAACCTGCTGCCGAACTCGTGAAGCTGAACCCCACGAGCGACTACGCCCCGGGACTCGAAGACACCCTCATCTTGACCATGAAAGGCATTGCTGCTGGACTCCAGAACACCGGTTAA
- the LOC125208189 gene encoding TPR repeat-containing thioredoxin TTL1-like, with amino-acid sequence MSAKIKPELGLQSLSDRLRNTLSYSAADCAAADDVNKPDFRELDLASPVSPLRTRLTTTTATSSSSSSSGSVSGRNSSGFNPNPPPKSDSNPNTNSHSGELSVESSPSANRSSKPAHTRSDSAGSLTSPASNVLPTGNICPSGRISKTGMSSRSSKTDVLGSGSVNYGHGSIMRGGLAAKPALDASPPVFSRGLMVGGEPAKRAAVSGGSDPEEVKRMGNESYRKGNFAEALSLYDKAIALSPGNAAYHFNRAAALMGLRRLVEAARECEHAIGLDPGYVRAHHRLGSLLLSLGHIENARKHICFSGHQPDSAEVQKLQSVEKHMSKCTAARRGGDWRSTLREVEAAIASGADSSPQLCACRAEALLKLHQLDDAFLASPSIYNSAPSTHLHSQSKIFGMLFEAYLYFVRSQIELAKGRFEDAVTAIEKAGQIDPRNVEIAVLLSSVRLVGRARARGNDLFKSERFTEACSAYGEGLRHDPSNSVLYCNRAACWFKLGMWEHSVDDCNQALRIQPSYIKALLRRAASNRKLERWSEAVRDYEVLRRELPDDKEVAESLFHAHVALKKSRGEEVHNMKFGGEVESVSGLEQFRAAVSSPGASVVHFNTGSSTECKQISPFLDTLCARYPSINFLKVDIEESPSIAHAENVRIVPTFKIYKRGTRVKEVICPSPEVLESSVRHYNI; translated from the exons ATGTCCGCCAAAATCAAACCGGAATTAGGGCTCCAATCCCTCTCCGATCGCCTCCGAAACACCCTCTCCTACTCCGCCGCCGATTGCGCCGCCGCCGATGACGTCAACAAGCCGGACTTCCGCGAACTTGATCTCGCCTCGCCGGTCTCCCCCCTCCGAACCCGgctcaccaccaccaccgccaccagCAGCAGCTCCAGCTCCTCCGGATCCGTCTCGGGCCGGAATTCATCCGGATTCAACCCGAATCCGCCCCCAAAATCCGATTCAAACCCTAACACTAACAGCCATTCCGGCGAGCTTTCCGTCGAGAGCTCCCCTTCCGCGAACCGGAGCTCTAAACCGGCCCACACCCGCTCCGATTCGGCCGGTTCGCTGACCTCGCCGGCCTCAAATGTGCTTCCCACCGGCAACATTTGCCCCTCCGGTCGGATTTCGAAAACCGGGATGTCGAGCCGGTCTTCGAAAACCGACGTTTTGGGGTCCGGTTCGGTGAATTACGGCCACGGGAGCATAATGCGGGGCGGCCTAGCGGCTAAACCGGCGCTGGACGCCTCCCCGCCGGTTTTCTCGAGGGGGCTGATGGTGGGCGGTGAGCCGGCGAAGAGGGCTGCGGTCAGCGGCGGGAGTGATCCCGAGGAGGTGAAGAGGATGGGGAATGAGAGCTACAGGAAGGGTAATTTCGCGGAGGCTTTGAGCCTTTATGACAAGGCCATCGCTTTGTCGCCGGGGAATGCTGCCTACCACTTTAACCGGGCGGCGGCGCTGATGGGGCTGCGGCGGCTGGTGGAGGCGGCGAGGGAGTGTGAGCATGCCATTGGGTTGGATCCGGGTTATGTGAGGGCTCACCACCGCTTGGGATCTCTGCTTCTTAG CTTAGGTCATATTGAGAATGCGAGGAAACATATTTGTTTTAGTGGGCACCAACCAGATTCTGCTGAGGTGCAGAAGTTACAGTCTGTAGAGAAGCACATGAGCAAGTGCACTGCTGCACGAAGAGGTGGCGATTGGAGAAGTACGTTGAGGGAAGTCGAAGCTGCCATTGCATCTGGAGCTGATTCTTCACCTCAG CTTTGCGCGTGTAGGGCAGAAGCTCTGTTGAAACTCCATCAACTAGATGATGCATTTTTGGCGTCGCCAAGCATCTATAATTCTGCTCCTTCTACCCATCTCCATTCCCAGTCAAAGATATTCGGGATGCTTTTCGAAGCATACCTGTATTTCGTAAGATCCCAAATTGAGTTGGCTAAGGGAAG GTTTGAAGACGCTGTAACAGCCATTGAGAAGGCTGGACAGATAGATCCTCGTAACGTTGAAATAGCAGTTCTACTTAGCAGTGTGAGGTTGGTGGGACGTGCTCGTGCTCGTGGAAATGATTTATTCAAATCAGAAAGGTTCACCGAGGCCTGCTCAGCTTATGGGGAAGGCCTCAGACATGATCCTTCAAATTCTGTTCTCTACTGCAATAGAGCGGCTTGTTGGTTTAAGCTTGGCATGTGGGAACACTCAGTCGATGATTGTAATCAAGCCCTCCGTATCCAACCCAGTTACATCAAAGCTCTGCTTCGAAGGGCTGCCTCAAACCGCAAG CTCGAGCGGTGGAGTGAAGCTGTAAGAGATTATGAAGTGTTGAGACGGGAACTCCCAGACGACAAAGAGGTTGCGGAATCACTGTTCCACGCACATGTTGCTTTGAAGAAGTCACGGGGAGAAGAGgtacataacatgaaatttggTGGGGAAGTGGAGTCTGTTTCAGGTCTTGAGCAGTTCCGAGCTGCTGTTTCATCACCTG GTGCATCCGTGGTCCATTTCAATACGGGCTCCAGCACAGAATGTAAGCAGATATCTCCGTTTCTGGACACATTATGTGCCAGATATCCGTCTATCAATTTTCTCAAG GTGGACATTGAAGAGAGCCCTTCAATTGCTCATGCTGAGAACGTCAGAATCGTGCCAACGTTCAAGATCTACAAAAGGGGCACGCGAGTGAAGGAAGTGATCTGCCCGAGCCCCGAGGTCTTGGAGTCATCGGTGAGGCATTACAACATATAA
- the LOC125207925 gene encoding protein LIGHT-DEPENDENT SHORT HYPOCOTYLS 10-like translates to MSNSGRVEGSSSKATAAAPPLSRYESQKRRDWNTFGQYLRNQRPPLSVPDCNYGHVLEFMRYLDQFGKTKVHMQGCVFFGQPEPAGPCTCPLRQAWGSLDALIGRLRAAYEENGGAQETNPFANGAIRVYLREVRDSQAKARGIPYRKKKKRKKTSETVTSTFHPMQHSEV, encoded by the coding sequence ATGTCCAATAGTGGGAGAGTGGAAGGCTCATCTTCCAAAGCGACGGCCGCCGCACCGCCTCTAAGCCGATACGAGTCCCAGAAGCGTCGCGACTGGAACACGTTCGGCCAGTACCTGCGGAACCAGCGTCCGCCCTTGTCCGTGCCCGATTGCAACTACGGGCACGTCTTGGAGTTCATGCGCTACCTCGACCAGTTCGGGAAGACAAAGGTGCACATGCAAGGGTGCGTGTTTTTTGGGCAGCCAGAGCCCGCGGGCCCCTGCACCTGCCCGCTCAGGCAGGCGTGGGGCAGCCTGGACGCCCTCATAGGCCGCCTCAGGGCGGCCTATGAGGAGAACGGAGGGGCCCAGGAGACCAATCCGTTCGCCAATGGGGCGATACGGGTCTACCTCCGGGAGGTCAGGGATTCCCAGGCCAAGGCGCGGGGAATCCCGTAtcggaagaagaagaagaggaagaagactAGTGAAACAGTCACCTCCACTTTTCACCCTATGCAGCATTCTGAGGTCTGA